From Persicobacter psychrovividus, the proteins below share one genomic window:
- a CDS encoding SH3 domain-containing protein, with translation MRISHKILIFFCIFLSVHATAQNIGIIHDKDGYTNIRSTTRPKSKIVGKINETQQFVFYSSDTTNWWKVKLIDKKGSSKEGFVHKSRIRALYQSEKIKEVRYHQYGATASSFRLMKRNIDSNDLPDSYLIETIDIRGRVCDLIFFWEGEIVSNHLCYLPPWIKYEYPNDTTIIHRNFDSNGSPYSDIECEVWHQTTYHLNSEQTKIIKVNREVKIDTAQYLNEYGWDKDLLFNVLREMNQTEPGLGSIEDYKKSTAKLNGKFPIGEEFKLYKYGEPDLEYEEIKALLFK, from the coding sequence ATGCGAATTAGTCACAAAATTTTAATCTTCTTTTGCATTTTCTTATCCGTTCATGCTACTGCCCAAAATATAGGGATCATCCATGATAAAGATGGGTACACCAATATCAGATCTACTACGCGCCCTAAGTCAAAGATTGTGGGTAAAATTAACGAAACCCAACAATTTGTATTTTATTCGTCAGACACCACCAATTGGTGGAAAGTAAAACTAATAGATAAAAAGGGCTCTTCCAAAGAAGGCTTTGTCCATAAATCAAGAATTCGAGCACTATATCAATCCGAAAAAATCAAAGAAGTTCGCTACCATCAGTACGGAGCAACAGCCTCCAGCTTTCGCCTGATGAAAAGAAATATCGACAGCAATGATTTACCTGATTCTTATTTAATAGAAACCATTGACATCCGTGGTAGAGTATGCGATTTAATATTTTTTTGGGAAGGAGAGATCGTTAGTAACCATTTATGCTATTTACCGCCATGGATCAAGTATGAATACCCTAATGACACCACTATTATCCACCGTAATTTCGATTCAAACGGCTCCCCATACTCAGATATAGAATGTGAAGTTTGGCATCAGACAACCTATCACCTAAACTCAGAACAAACGAAAATAATCAAAGTTAATCGTGAAGTGAAAATCGACACTGCGCAATACTTAAATGAGTACGGTTGGGATAAAGATCTTTTGTTTAATGTTCTGAGAGAGATGAATCAAACAGAACCAGGGCTTGGGTCGATTGAAGACTATAAAAAATCAACCGCCAAACTCAATGGAAAATTCCCTATAGGAGAGGAATTTAAACTGTATAAATACGGAGAACCTGATTTAGAATATGAAGAGATTAAAGCCCTCCTATTCAAATAA
- a CDS encoding helix-turn-helix transcriptional regulator yields MQHFKTLPDYFDYLKLPRPEHPMLSVLNAKGEGVLPCAIESSPPITNDCYSISLKKYVHGDLNYGRTKYDFTNGALIFIAPRQVLQWDNNVIFEQQGFSINFHEDFLKGTDLAQQIKKYGFFSYSINEALHLSPKEEKQITSIVDNIEMEYQNNQDIFSKEIIISQLTTLLKYANRFYERQFIHRKEVSNDLLEQFNQYLTTYFESGQLQEKGIPSIEHIAAQMSVSQRYLSDMLKKETGKTTTEHLHLHLIGEAKNALLQPHKSIADVAYELGFEYPPYFSRLFKNKEGISPSEYRNKYKLN; encoded by the coding sequence ATGCAGCATTTTAAAACTCTACCCGATTATTTTGATTATCTAAAACTGCCTCGGCCAGAGCACCCAATGTTAAGTGTTCTCAATGCCAAAGGCGAAGGTGTTTTGCCCTGCGCCATTGAAAGCTCCCCGCCCATCACCAATGACTGCTACTCGATTAGCCTAAAAAAATATGTGCACGGCGACCTGAACTATGGGCGTACGAAATATGATTTCACCAACGGGGCGCTGATATTTATCGCACCAAGGCAGGTTCTGCAATGGGACAATAATGTCATTTTCGAGCAACAAGGCTTTTCAATAAATTTTCATGAAGACTTTCTGAAGGGAACCGACCTGGCGCAACAAATCAAAAAGTATGGTTTCTTCTCCTATTCGATCAATGAGGCTTTGCACTTGTCTCCCAAAGAAGAAAAACAGATCACATCGATTGTCGATAATATTGAAATGGAGTATCAGAACAATCAGGATATTTTCAGCAAGGAAATCATCATCTCTCAACTGACGACTTTGTTGAAATATGCGAATCGTTTCTATGAAAGGCAATTTATCCATCGAAAGGAGGTATCGAATGACCTGCTGGAACAATTCAACCAATACCTGACGACCTATTTTGAATCAGGGCAATTGCAGGAGAAAGGCATTCCGAGCATAGAACATATTGCTGCGCAAATGTCGGTTTCCCAACGTTATTTAAGTGATATGCTCAAAAAGGAAACAGGTAAAACCACCACAGAGCATTTGCATTTGCACCTTATCGGCGAGGCCAAGAATGCGCTGCTACAACCCCATAAAAGTATTGCCGATGTGGCGTATGAGCTGGGCTTTGAATACCCGCCCTATTTTTCACGCTTATTCAAAAATAAAGAAGGCATCAGCCCAAGTGAGTACAGAAACAAATATAAATTGAATTGA
- a CDS encoding SDR family oxidoreductase: MEANQFGKQGWTPERIGDLRGKTFVITGTTSGTGYEAARILLSKGATVMMLNRNPKKSADTIAALKQTLGEKIDVSAIEMDLSDQASVKYAAQQVKASVPQIDALICNAAIAQVPSRVLTKDGWESQMGTNYFGNFTLQALLFPLIEKSKGRIVTVGSMGYDMGLKTIKFDDLNWEKDYTPNNAYSQSKLAQIMSAYELQDRLNASDHSEVKVYACHPGSSRTNLISTNGSFMMKVIFGLMKLSPLTQTAEKGAYPELMCATEPELDPAGFYGPTGRSNWVGAVGAHPIEPHAKDKAISKRLWELSEKVTGIKWNV, from the coding sequence ATGGAAGCGAATCAATTTGGAAAACAAGGATGGACCCCCGAAAGGATAGGAGACCTCAGAGGTAAAACATTTGTTATCACAGGTACAACGAGTGGTACAGGCTATGAGGCTGCAAGGATTTTACTTTCAAAAGGGGCAACGGTGATGATGCTGAACCGCAACCCCAAAAAATCAGCGGATACCATTGCTGCATTGAAGCAAACATTAGGAGAGAAAATTGATGTTTCGGCCATTGAAATGGATTTGTCAGATCAGGCGTCAGTCAAATATGCAGCCCAACAGGTGAAGGCTTCGGTGCCTCAGATTGATGCCTTGATCTGTAATGCGGCCATTGCTCAGGTGCCTTCCCGTGTGCTGACCAAGGATGGTTGGGAAAGTCAAATGGGCACCAACTATTTCGGCAACTTCACCTTGCAGGCATTGTTGTTTCCATTGATAGAAAAGTCAAAAGGACGGATTGTAACGGTGGGAAGTATGGGCTATGATATGGGACTGAAGACGATCAAGTTCGACGATTTAAATTGGGAAAAAGACTACACTCCCAACAATGCTTATAGCCAAAGCAAGCTGGCGCAGATCATGTCGGCTTATGAATTACAGGACCGATTGAATGCATCTGACCATTCGGAGGTGAAGGTGTATGCCTGCCACCCTGGATCGTCAAGAACCAACCTGATCAGTACAAATGGCAGTTTTATGATGAAGGTGATTTTTGGTTTGATGAAATTATCTCCACTGACCCAAACGGCAGAGAAAGGAGCCTACCCTGAATTGATGTGCGCTACTGAGCCTGAGCTCGACCCTGCGGGTTTTTACGGCCCAACAGGTCGGAGTAATTGGGTTGGTGCTGTTGGGGCACACCCGATTGAACCACATGCAAAGGACAAAGCCATCTCAAAAAGATTGTGGGAACTTTCGGAAAAGGTTACAGGTATAAAGTGGAATGTTTAA
- a CDS encoding DUF2625 family protein produces MRKSIFTFILLASLNITANGQQQTLRPLRDLINTMDPGWAIIEGWLKTAKNDIKILPKEQIKADSALYYTQVTSRSLMGAIIYESGGILVDNGWLRILGSGSKELNRSLPEWNKGKSFENYGQAPAFLLIADDVIGGMYAINGGAFGMATRGKVYYFSPQHLKWECINMSYSEFIHWAFHQDLNEVYEELRWSDWKTEVKSISGNRVMFFYPFLFSAYDNIDGLNRKTVPINETWQFYMKQTKQ; encoded by the coding sequence ATGAGAAAATCAATATTTACCTTCATCCTGTTGGCCAGTTTGAATATCACCGCAAATGGTCAACAACAAACCTTGCGCCCATTAAGAGATTTAATAAACACCATGGATCCAGGGTGGGCAATAATTGAAGGCTGGCTTAAAACAGCAAAAAATGACATCAAAATACTACCTAAAGAACAAATAAAAGCTGACTCTGCACTGTATTATACTCAAGTAACCTCAAGATCTCTAATGGGTGCTATAATCTATGAAAGCGGAGGAATTTTAGTAGATAATGGATGGCTAAGAATACTTGGATCAGGTTCAAAGGAATTAAATAGAAGCCTACCCGAATGGAATAAGGGAAAGTCATTTGAGAACTATGGCCAAGCTCCAGCATTTCTGCTCATTGCAGATGATGTAATTGGAGGAATGTATGCCATAAACGGTGGAGCTTTCGGTATGGCAACCAGAGGAAAGGTGTACTATTTTTCACCTCAACATCTGAAATGGGAATGCATTAACATGAGTTACTCCGAATTTATCCACTGGGCTTTTCACCAAGATCTAAATGAGGTTTATGAAGAATTACGTTGGTCAGATTGGAAAACAGAGGTAAAATCAATCAGTGGTAATCGAGTGATGTTCTTTTACCCTTTTCTTTTCTCTGCTTATGACAACATTGATGGACTTAACCGAAAAACGGTTCCGATAAATGAAACATGGCAATTTTACATGAAGCAAACTAAGCAATAG
- a CDS encoding AAA family ATPase, translating to MNNLPIGKSDFRQIRQAGDYYIDKSLLIEDIMKNGAQTYLFPRPRRFGKTLNMSMLKYFYDVQEAEENAKLFDGLAIQKSDAWQHQGKYPVIFLSFKELKCASMEDFKAKFISFLGNLIRRQFKALLNSDALDEFDLDYLKGIVRRTTDWLEVERFLADLSYMLNIHYGAKPIILIDEYDAPIHASYSYGYFDEMIAFMRNFLSAGFKDNENLTKGAITGILRVAKENIFSGLNNIITYSILNANFSERFGLTQAEVDQLLDDAGSAENRDAVAEWYNGYSFGGTTQIYNPWSILNYVAHPKDGLKPHWVNTSSNDLIKEILPKADKETQDVLFDLLKGKKVTTSIEEFTVFKDLYAGKNATVLGLLLFSGYLTAEVFDHFQSYKLRIPNKEIELMFRRMLEGYLGNGVTQAGDTDLMKALLEQRANTFADALAQYVKTSFSYFDIGKEGNSEKIYHAFMLGLLAHLDKDYHIRSNREVGYGRADIYFYPKDTSNPKAWILEFKKKDKDDKGDLQSLAEDALKQIHDRDYLDEIKAHGHTDILCMGVAFEGKEVVCAF from the coding sequence ATGAATAATTTACCCATAGGCAAATCCGATTTTCGACAAATTCGACAGGCAGGCGATTATTATATTGACAAATCTTTGTTGATCGAGGATATTATGAAAAATGGTGCACAAACCTATCTGTTTCCTCGTCCACGTCGATTTGGTAAGACGCTCAACATGAGTATGCTGAAGTATTTTTATGATGTGCAGGAAGCCGAAGAGAATGCCAAACTGTTTGATGGTTTGGCGATTCAGAAGTCTGACGCATGGCAACACCAAGGGAAGTATCCTGTGATTTTTCTTTCTTTCAAAGAATTGAAGTGTGCTTCGATGGAAGATTTCAAGGCGAAGTTTATTTCTTTTTTGGGGAATTTGATCCGCCGTCAATTTAAAGCATTACTCAACTCGGATGCTTTGGATGAGTTTGATCTTGATTATTTAAAAGGCATCGTTCGACGAACTACGGACTGGTTGGAGGTCGAAAGATTTCTTGCTGATCTGAGTTATATGCTCAATATTCACTATGGAGCCAAGCCGATTATCCTGATCGACGAATACGACGCACCTATCCACGCCTCTTACAGCTATGGCTATTTTGATGAGATGATTGCCTTTATGCGTAATTTCCTTTCAGCGGGATTTAAGGACAATGAAAACCTGACCAAAGGAGCCATCACGGGGATCTTGCGCGTAGCGAAGGAGAATATTTTTTCGGGACTGAATAATATCATTACCTATTCCATTCTCAATGCCAATTTTTCGGAAAGATTCGGTCTGACGCAGGCAGAGGTAGATCAGCTATTGGATGATGCGGGTTCTGCTGAAAATCGTGATGCGGTGGCTGAATGGTACAATGGGTATTCCTTTGGAGGAACGACTCAGATCTACAATCCGTGGTCGATTCTTAATTATGTGGCACATCCAAAAGATGGACTGAAGCCTCATTGGGTCAATACTTCCTCCAATGATCTGATCAAGGAAATTTTGCCGAAGGCAGATAAGGAGACGCAGGATGTATTGTTCGATTTGCTGAAAGGGAAGAAGGTGACGACTTCGATTGAAGAGTTTACGGTGTTCAAGGATTTATACGCAGGAAAGAATGCGACCGTATTGGGGCTTTTGCTTTTCAGTGGTTACCTGACGGCCGAGGTGTTTGATCATTTTCAATCCTATAAATTGCGCATCCCGAACAAGGAAATTGAGCTCATGTTTCGCCGTATGCTCGAAGGTTATTTGGGTAATGGTGTTACTCAGGCTGGGGATACTGATTTGATGAAGGCTTTGTTGGAACAAAGAGCCAACACTTTTGCCGACGCTTTGGCGCAATATGTAAAAACATCTTTCAGTTATTTTGATATCGGCAAAGAAGGCAATAGCGAAAAAATCTATCACGCTTTTATGTTGGGCTTATTGGCGCATTTGGACAAGGATTACCATATTCGATCGAATAGAGAAGTCGGTTACGGGCGTGCGGATATTTATTTTTACCCCAAAGATACTTCCAATCCAAAAGCGTGGATTTTGGAATTCAAGAAGAAAGACAAAGATGACAAAGGCGACTTGCAATCTCTTGCCGAAGATGCCTTAAAACAAATCCATGACAGGGATTATCTGGATGAAATCAAAGCTCATGGGCATACGGATATTTTGTGTATGGGTGTTGCTTTTGAGGGGAAAGAGGTGGTTTGTGCTTTTTGA